The nucleotide sequence ATGATTCTTTTTTTATTACTTCGGGTAATAAACGAGTAACGCCATCTATAACTGTTAACGCAGGAATTTCTCCTCCTGTTAAAACATAAGGGCCAATTGAAATAGCTTCATCTGCCAAATGTTCCGCTACTCTATTGTCTATTCCTTCATAACGTCCGCAAATTAAAACTAGCCTGTTGAGCTTACTCCATTCCTCTAATTTTCTTTGAGTTAAGGGCGCGCCATTGGCGGCAAAAAGAATTACTTTAGTTTTATCTTT is from Candidatus Paceibacterota bacterium and encodes:
- a CDS encoding tRNA (guanosine(37)-N1)-methyltransferase TrmD — translated: MLSFDILTVLPESLDSYINTAIVKRAIDKKKIKIQIHNLRDWSDNNYKSVDDHPYGGGAGMVMRLDIIFKALKKLKALELKKKDKTKVILFAANGAPLTQRKLEEWSKLNRLVLICGRYEGIDNRVAEHLADEAISIGPYVLTGGEIPALTVIDGVTRLLPEVIKKES